One genomic window of Arvicola amphibius chromosome 4, mArvAmp1.2, whole genome shotgun sequence includes the following:
- the LOC119813713 gene encoding 40S ribosomal protein S21-like yields the protein MQNDMGEFIDLYVLWKYTTSNLNIGPKDCASIQMNVAEVDRVTGQFNDQFKTYTICGAILMMGKSDDTILQLAKANGIVSKNF from the coding sequence ATGCAGAATGACATGGGCGAATTCATAGACCTGTATGTGCTGTGGAAATACACCACAAGCAACCTCAACATTGGTCCCAAGGACTGTGCATCCATCCAAATGAATGTGGCTGAGGTTGACAGGGTCACAGGCCAGTTTAATGACCAGTTTAAAACCTACACTATCTGTGGGGCCATTCTCATGATGGGCAAGTCAGATGATACTATTCTCCAATTGGCTAAAGCTAATGGAATTGTCTCAAAGAATTTTTGA